A single region of the Marinobacter salinisoli genome encodes:
- a CDS encoding plasmid recombination protein, whose translation MSTAVSTRVKPLSVTKAGGDRKHDLRSGQQPGYIDGSRTCNNSTIVPYRTPGELKKLCQQRRIHRTEHHGTTPPGRLRKDASVAISGIITFGRDVQQKIRDLPVKEQDRLYLRAAKSVARRLKTRVAGLVVHRDEASPHAHYILEGYDLHGAPVSKKLTRGMLSSLQDVIVPAYEHLGITRGEKIGVRIARGDDPSTYINRSVHQLHHDLPKEIKEMEQKLEDNVQEREKSEAELNSLKLDIENLEKKHEKSEIKLNSIDREIETKEQAVEALTKQFGSACKQAKKGMADLEALKKNKAKIKKRTETYENRLNKALAELEQLAGMAKDVPEPEEILVAKASDSVLRKYDVDVTPKKYVPHGQLTHWYGAVMHMRNKAYDKVRDYKTENEELKEELELMHRVANQLIHDTARPDSLTKAPKTIANDMVDALSVPYYGVIMKISPKIVGVLPQQQVTNRQKAAALYRASREKWKDKGLTTYRVQSDDTAKEIILMAIEDAVDMTISFDNQKYQELLINTVIKAKKEGWYGEVQAKDRPAVERSKDPREAPERTPAHNFPGLPS comes from the coding sequence ATGAGTACAGCAGTCAGCACGCGAGTTAAACCTCTCAGCGTAACCAAGGCCGGCGGTGATCGTAAACACGATCTTCGCAGTGGCCAGCAGCCCGGCTACATAGACGGTAGCCGCACCTGCAACAACAGCACCATCGTTCCATATCGAACGCCAGGCGAGCTGAAGAAGCTTTGTCAGCAACGTCGCATCCACCGTACCGAACACCACGGCACCACCCCCCCGGGTCGTCTCCGCAAAGACGCATCCGTCGCAATCAGCGGCATCATCACCTTCGGCCGAGATGTGCAGCAGAAGATCCGGGACCTGCCCGTTAAAGAACAGGACCGCCTCTACCTTCGTGCAGCCAAGTCTGTGGCACGTCGCCTGAAGACACGGGTAGCCGGCCTGGTGGTTCACCGTGACGAAGCATCACCTCACGCTCACTACATTTTAGAAGGTTACGATCTTCATGGAGCACCGGTCAGCAAGAAGCTCACCCGGGGCATGCTCTCCAGCCTCCAAGATGTGATCGTGCCTGCTTATGAGCACCTCGGCATAACCCGCGGCGAGAAGATCGGGGTTCGAATTGCCCGGGGCGACGATCCATCAACGTACATCAACCGTTCTGTTCATCAGCTTCACCACGATCTTCCAAAAGAGATCAAGGAAATGGAGCAGAAGCTGGAAGACAATGTCCAGGAGCGTGAGAAGTCCGAGGCCGAACTGAATTCACTCAAGCTCGATATCGAGAACCTTGAGAAGAAGCATGAGAAGTCCGAGATCAAGTTGAATTCGATCGATCGCGAGATCGAGACAAAAGAGCAGGCAGTCGAAGCCCTCACCAAGCAGTTCGGCAGCGCCTGCAAGCAGGCCAAGAAAGGCATGGCTGATCTGGAAGCACTCAAAAAGAACAAGGCCAAAATCAAGAAGCGGACCGAAACCTACGAGAACCGCCTGAATAAGGCCCTGGCCGAACTGGAACAACTCGCCGGCATGGCCAAGGATGTTCCAGAGCCAGAAGAAATTTTGGTGGCAAAAGCGAGCGATTCGGTGCTCAGGAAGTATGATGTCGATGTGACGCCGAAGAAGTACGTGCCTCACGGCCAGCTGACGCACTGGTATGGCGCTGTGATGCACATGCGCAACAAAGCCTATGACAAGGTCAGGGACTACAAGACCGAGAATGAAGAGCTGAAGGAAGAGCTTGAGCTGATGCACAGAGTGGCAAACCAGCTGATTCACGACACTGCTCGACCAGACAGTTTGACCAAAGCGCCGAAAACGATCGCTAATGATATGGTAGACGCACTATCCGTACCGTATTACGGGGTCATCATGAAAATCTCTCCGAAAATCGTCGGCGTCTTGCCCCAGCAGCAGGTAACCAATCGCCAGAAAGCAGCTGCTCTTTACCGCGCATCGCGAGAGAAATGGAAAGATAAGGGGCTCACCACTTACCGTGTCCAGTCCGACGACACCGCCAAGGAAATCATTCTGATGGCAATCGAAGATGCAGTCGACATGACGATCTCCTTTGATAATCAGAAGTATCAAGAGCTGCTTATCAACACAGTCATCAAAGCAAAAAAAGAGGGTTGGTACGGCGAAGTGCAAGCTAAGGATCGTCCGGCAGTAGAGCGCTCAAAAGACCCTCGTGAGGCTCCCGAACGAACTCCGGCACACAATTTTCCGGGATTACCAAGTTAA
- a CDS encoding metallophosphoesterase family protein yields the protein MKILDFELTPFHELDYRSSGPGGVERRSVLPFYRAWVDTLPESVQCMVAMSDIQGRELDQERNRLLGEAIADDLELLEDLGEIPRVGGVLLSGDLFDYEDCRKLGGTGDVTSVWKAFSSFAPKVVGVHGNHDLIAQELPNNALALDGQIDVFAGLKIGGLSGIIGREDRHQRRSEASFAKHLTNLLAQSPEILLLHQGPDDPARGQPGSHIVREVLERHGSSLIIFGHKHWSDPLGQAGEHQLLNVDHRVILLCPR from the coding sequence ATGAAAATTCTCGACTTTGAGCTAACACCGTTTCACGAATTAGATTACCGATCCTCCGGCCCCGGCGGCGTAGAGCGCCGCTCAGTATTACCGTTCTACCGCGCCTGGGTAGATACGCTCCCTGAAAGCGTCCAGTGTATGGTCGCGATGTCGGATATTCAGGGTCGCGAACTTGACCAAGAAAGGAATCGTCTGCTCGGCGAAGCCATTGCCGACGACCTTGAACTACTCGAAGACCTTGGTGAAATTCCTCGCGTTGGCGGCGTGCTGCTGTCAGGAGATTTGTTCGACTACGAAGACTGTCGAAAGCTTGGTGGTACGGGTGACGTTACATCAGTTTGGAAAGCATTTTCGTCTTTTGCCCCCAAGGTGGTTGGCGTTCATGGAAACCATGACCTCATTGCGCAAGAATTACCGAACAATGCCCTCGCCCTAGATGGCCAGATAGATGTATTCGCCGGTCTCAAAATCGGCGGATTGTCGGGAATCATAGGGCGGGAAGATCGACACCAACGTCGTAGCGAAGCGTCGTTCGCAAAGCACCTTACGAACCTTTTGGCTCAATCACCCGAAATTCTTTTGTTGCACCAAGGCCCGGACGACCCGGCGCGAGGCCAGCCTGGGTCGCATATCGTGAGGGAAGTGCTGGAGCGCCACGGCTCCTCTTTGATCATCTTTGGCCACAAACACTGGTCGGACCCTCTTGGGCAAGCCGGGGAGCATCAGTTGCTGAACGTCGATCACCGCGTAATTCTTTTGTGCCCTCGCTGA